In the Rhinopithecus roxellana isolate Shanxi Qingling chromosome 16, ASM756505v1, whole genome shotgun sequence genome, GGTCAGGAGACAGGGCAGGGAGCAAGGAGGGTGTTGGGACAGAGGCCTGCAGAGACTTGCCCTGGCCTTACCCAGGTCAGTGCCCAGCGTGTGGTCTGAGTGAGGCCCAGGACCCTCCAGTGCGGCCCCTGCCCTGTCTCGGAGCCAGCTGTAGCCTGAGGTGCTAATGTCCCGCCAGCCGCAGGAGTCCTGCTCGAAGTCGCAGGTGAAGGGGGTGCCCAGGGCGGGTGAGGCCCCACGGTAACCTGGGAGAGTGGGTGGTCAGATGTGTGCCAGGCCTGCTCGCACTGGCCCTGCCCGCCCATCTGGCCTTGGCTTACCACATTGGGCCTCATCTGAGCAGTCCCTACAGTCACACACGAAGTTGCACACGGCCTGACCAGGGCTCCTGCAGTGGCTGGGGACCCAGGCCCAGCCTGGGGATCTTGCTGCTGGGAGGGTGACAGCCAGGGGACCTGGGTGCAGAGTGATCAGCCATCCCAGCCTGCCTAGGACTATTCAGTTTTGGCACTGGACATCTTTTGTCCAGGGAAGCCTCTCAGACCAGGAGATGGGGCAGGGAGGGACCAGGACCCATCAGAGAACTCCCACCcggctctggaccaagcagagcATGCTCCTGTTTCCAGCCGTGaagaggctggggaggagggccTGGGCATGTGTGGGGATGAGGACCCTGCCATGGGGCACCCCCAGAAAGGTAGCAGGAACCCAGTGTGCCCAGCAGTGAACTGGGCACTGGGAGGGTGACCCCCAATGGGAGGCAACAATGGGTGGCCCAGGGGCCTCCACAGGCTCCGCCCAGTCCAAGGGTGGCAGACAAAGGCTGACAGAGCTGGGGGGCACCTCCTGAGCTCTCTTGTCCCAGACTGGGAGAGGAGTCTTGTCTCTTCCTTTGCTTGGCAGGCCTGAGGACCCCATGGGCTGATTCCAGGTCACCCCTGTTGCAGACCAGCCAAGGCAGTGCCTGGCAAACCACCTTCCCTTTGGGGCTCAGGCGTCAGCCCTGGTGCCCGTCACTGCCATACAGATGGTAGGCTCAGAAGCCAGAGCCCCTCGTCCTGCTTCAGGAGTGAGACAAACGACTTACCCAGTAACAGGACCAGGGCGGGCAGCAGGTGGCTGGGCAGAGGCATGGTTGGGCCAGAGGAAGCAGGGCCAGTGCGGCCACACAGGGTGCCTGGGAAGTTCTGTGCGGTTATGAGCCTGCACTGGCCCCACGCGCTGACTCTGCTGTTAAGTGGAGGGCCCCTCGGCCTGGCCCCACCCAGTGCTGACGGTGCCAAGCATAGGCCGGGATAGCGGCCCCAGGAGGGGGCCTCTGACCCAGGGTCAGCTCCCACCTGCTCGGCTCCCTCAGACACAAGGTCAGGCCCTtccaccctgccctgccctgccctgcctggtgGAGGGGAGGTTCCCACTGGAATGGGGAGGGACCCAGGCACCCCACCAGGACTCTGCTCGGCAGTGTGGGGTGGGCAGAGGCCGCTGTGGCCTCTCACTGTGCCTTTGGCACTAGCCTGGTGGTCAGGATTCAACCAGTCCGGTAGCTGCGGGAGTCCAGCATGTGCACCAGAGCCGGCCCCTGCGTTCGCAGCTGTGGGGCACCTGCCTCTGAAGGATCACCCCCTCATTCATTCACCCTGAGCATCCAGGTGCCATCTGGTGCCAGGCACAGGGTCCCTAGGAGCCCAGAAACTTCTGGTCTTCATGAAACAGACCCACACTTGGGGCAGGGCTCTTTAAGGCTAGGGAAGGAGTGTGGCATTTGGAGCCAGGCCCCGTTTGTGATTTCCCATGGTGTGACCTCGGAGCTTGTGtcactgagcctcagtgtcccGGTCTGTAAAATGTGGTCACGACAGTGCCCGTCTGGAGAGGCTGGCCGGAGGACCAGTGAGCTGACAAAGGTGGGGATGCCCTGTGCACAACCAGCCCTGGCCCCCAGGGTGCCCCTGTACCACCCCACAGAGTGCCACTGTGTCTGGGCTTCCCAGGGCAAGGCCTGAACCCATGCCGTGCCCACAGCCCTGCCGGGTGCAggaggggcccccagagtcaatGTGAGCCTGCAGGGTAGGTGCAGCTGTGGGACCTGACCCTGGATACTGGCAGGCCCCATGGGGCTAGTCATGGAAGGAGCCTGCAGGCCGAGCCTCAGGGCAGACAGGACACTGGGGAGCCCTGGGATGGGTTCACAGGAGGGAGCACTGGTGGGTGCCCCAGGTCTTGGCCAGCCCGAGGGATCAGGCCCTGACTCCAAGATGCCCTGGAGGACAGTGGCCGTGGGAAGAGCAATCAGGCCGTCAGCAGGGCCCCCTTATCAGACCCCAAAGGGCTGAGTGTGCACGGCCACTCCCTGGGGCCACTCCTGTGCTCCCCCACCCACCTGCTTTAGTTAGGGTCTGGGGGGCCCTGGAGGTGGTGACGCAGGGTGCGGAAGCCAAGGACAGAGTTCAGAGACTGGGAGGCGTGGCAACATGTTTAATTCTGTGGCCAAGCTAGCCTGTctgcaaagcctggcagacagcACGTCACCAGGAGCTGCCGCAGAAGCAGGCAGGGCCAACCCTGAAAGGGGTGCAGGCAAAGGCGGGGGCTACGACATGGCTGCTGGAGGTAGCAggccccaggctgggagtgctCAGTAGCCATCGTTAGCCCAGGTAACCTCGTAGTCGGGGTACTTGGCTTTGATTTTCTCAGTTGAAATGGCGTGCTGGGCAGGACCATAGGCCTGGAGAGAGAAGACGCCTGCTGGCACCACCTGGACCCTTCGACCCCATGCCCTGGCTCTGGGCATCCAGCCACACCAGAAGCGAGTGTGGGAAAGGGACAGGTAGTGCCTGGGGGTGCCAAACCCACCATCCCGACCGCCCTTGGGGGCTCCCCTGGGGAGAGGCGACCTCATAGGCAAAGCAAACCTTGAGGGTGGATCCTGGGGCTTGAGGCACCCAGAGGGACGCACGTGGCTTTCATCTGCTGGTGGTTTTTGTGAAGAGCACGGGCGGGGACTGTGAACTCCACCCAGGTACTGACTGCCCCTGGGGGCCCAGGGCACAAAGTGCTGGAGGACAGCTAGAGCCCAGCAAGGCCTCCCGGGGCAGGGAGAGGGAACGGCAGGCCATGTCTGGGGGTCTCCCTCCCGCCCCTCAGGTCTGGCATGTGCTCCATGGGGGAATGTAGGAACACAACTGGCCCTGGAAGGAGGGCTCTGCCGCCCACCCTGGGAGAACCCCGGGAAGCCTGCGTGCTCATCTGGGGTCACGGGTCAGGGCAGCAGACTCAGGTGGGCCTCGAAGCTGGAACTGGGGCCTCCAGCAGGGCTGGACGGGGCTGCGGCTCACCATGGAGTAGCCGTACACGTGAATCTTCTTGTCCTGGCTCTGGTGGGAGATGCGTCCGCCGCCCAGACACTCACAGTCACAGCCCTGCTTCTGCATGTCGCCCGACACTTTGTCGTAGATGTCCGCTGGGATGGGAGGGCGGCCTCAGGACGTGCCTTGGCCGCCCCTGGAGGCCGCGGGAAGAACTCCCGGCCGAAGGGGTCTAAAATCCCAGCTCTGAACAGCCTCTTCCCCAGAGGAGACGAAGCCCCTTGAGGCTGGGACAGGGATGAATGAGAGGAGGGTGGAACCGGGGCGGGCTCGGGAACTGGGAGACTGTTGTGAGGCGGGGGGTGTCAGGCAGGGTCACGCCTTTCCCGCCCAGGCCCTGAGCCTGGCTCAAACCTAGCAGGGGCAGCGCTCGGAGCAGAACGCAGTCCGCGGCCCGCAGCCCCGCCCCCGTCCCGCTAAGCCCCGCCCCTCGCACGCCGGCAGGCCCCGCCCTCACCATGGTACTCGGCCCACTTGTAGCCGCGCACGATCTCCTTGCTCTCCGCAGCCGGAGCCCCGGAGCGCGGAGCCGAGTGGACTCGGATCAGCACATACTTGAAGACGCCGTCGGAGTCGATGTCCACATCAGGAATGTGAGCGAGGTCCGCCGCCGCCATGTTCTTCGTCCCGGAGGCCCCTCCTCCCACCCGACCCGGGGACCACTTGTACTGCGGAAGGCGGGCTCTGGGAAAGCGGTGACCAATCCCGTTGGGGAATGCTGCCCAAGGCCCGGCGCCTCAGCCAATTGTACCGCCGACCGAGGCACGAGCTAACCAATCGCAATCCAGTTCCTTGCCGCCTTGCGGCCCAGTCAGCCCCACTAGCCCCACTTAAAGGAAACGTGGAACCAGGAATGGGTGGTGATTAAATCCAGCCAACGGAAAAGTTCCTCTCCAGCGAGGTCCGGTGGCACCCTTGGAGAGGGGCAGTTAGGCGGCCCGCGAGGCTGGGGCAAGGAGGGAGGTCTGAGGGATGTGCCAGTCCTGATCTCTTGTCCCGCACGTGGTCCGAAGACCACCCTCCCCGTGGCCCCAACCGCCCGAaggcctccccctcccccctccaccgcCCGactgcctccccctccctcctctccatcGCCCGAAGGCCTCCCCCTCCCGCCTCCACCGCCCGAAggcctcccccttccccctccatcGCCCGAaggcctccccctcccccctctccatcGCCCGAAGGCCTCCCCATCCCCTCTCCACCGCCCGGaggcctccccctcccccctctcccctctccatcGTCCGAAGGCCTCCCCATCCCCTCTCCACCGCCCGGAGGCCTCCCCCTCCCCGCTCCACCGCCCGAAGGCCTCCCCCTCCCCGCTCCACCGCCCAAAggcctccccctctcccctctccatcGCCCGAAGGCCTCCCCCTCACCCCTCTCCATCGCCCGAAGGCCTCCTCCCCCCCCGCCGCCTCCATCGCCCGAaggcctcccctctcccctctccaccGCCCGAACGCCTCCGTCCCCAAACCGGCTACCCGCACAAGGAGGCAACAGCAGCCGCTACATTCAAGTTCTATTTTACTTGGTTGGAAAGCTCTTGCTTCCTGGAAATTATTTCGATCCAGGGGTGTTCCTGGCCGGCCCTCAGGGGTGGGGCCGAATGCATAGGCCCTGGGGCAGGGGGCGCGGGGCGCGGCGGCGGGTGGGCAAGCGGGACGCCTGGCCGGTGCAGACGCGCGGGGACGAGGTGGGCGCGCCGGGTGCGAGAGCAGGAGCGGAGGCAGGGGTGCCCAGTTTCTCTCACTTGGTGTCCCCTTCCCTGGCTCCGAAGTAGGGCTAGGGACTCCAGGAGGACCCTTGCGTTTGGCCTCCACTCCTCTCCCAGACACCCCACCCTCCAGAGAGCCCTGGGCGCGGACCAGGGTGCGCTTGGGGGGCAGGTGGAGGCCCGGCCGCCGGGCTTGCACCTCCACGCCCACAGGACGGAGTGCGGCCAGAGCGGGTGTGCGGGGACCTCTCGGGACAGGGCAAGCCCCTTTGGGTGGGTTTCTGCGCTTACCAACTAGCTCGCTCCCTCACCTGCTT is a window encoding:
- the PHPT1 gene encoding 14 kDa phosphohistidine phosphatase isoform X1, with amino-acid sequence MAAADLAHIPDVDIDSDGVFKYVLIRVHSAPRSGAPAAESKEIVRGYKWAEYHADIYDKVSGDMQKQGCDCECLGGGRISHQSQDKKIHVYGYSMAYGPAQHAISTEKIKAKYPDYEVTWANDGY
- the PHPT1 gene encoding 14 kDa phosphohistidine phosphatase isoform X2 codes for the protein MAAADLAHIPDVDIDSDGVFKYVLIRVHSAPRSGAPAAESKEIVRGYKWAEYHADIYDKVSGDMQKQGCDCECLGGGRISHQSQDKKIHVYGYSMQMKATCVPLGASSPRIHPQGLWSCPARHFN
- the PHPT1 gene encoding 14 kDa phosphohistidine phosphatase isoform X3, with amino-acid sequence MAAADLAHIPDVDIDSDGVFKYVLIRVHSAPRSGAPAAESKEIVRGYKWAEYHADIYDKVSGDMQKQGCDCECLGGGRISHQSQDKKIHVYGYSMMKATCVPLGASSPRIHPQGLWSCPARHFN